The sequence below is a genomic window from Escherichia marmotae.
GTTTCCGCCGTACAGAATCAACTTGCGAAACAGCCACTGCATAGCCAGGAGTTGCTCGATCCGTTACGGGCGATGCTGGCGAAAACCCTTGCCGCGCTGACGCCCGGTAAACTGAAATACAGCTTCTTCTGTAATAGCGGCACCGAGTCCGTTGAAGCGGCGCTAAAACTGGCGAAGGCTTATCAGTCACCGCGCGGCAAATTTACTTTTATTGCTACCAGCGGCGCGTTCCACGGCAAATCGCTTGGCGCACTGTCGGCCACGGCGAAATCGACCTTCCGCAAACCGTTTATGCCGCTGCTGCCGGGTTTCCGTCATGTACCGTTTGGCAATATTGAAGCCATGCGCACAGCCCTTAGCGAGTGCAAAAAAACCGGTGATGATGTTGCCGCAGTGATCCTTGAGCCAATTCAGGGCGAAGGTGGTGTAATTCTGCCGCCGCCGGGTTATCTCACCGCCGTACGTAAGCTGTGCGATGAGTTCGGCGCACTGATGATCCTCGATGAAGTGCAAACGGGCATGGGGCGCACGGGCAAGATGTTCGCCTGCGAACATGAGAACGTTCAGCCGGACATCCTGTGCCTGGCGAAAGCCCTCGGCGGCGGCGTGATGCCGATTGGCGCGACCATCGCCACCGAAGAGGTATTCTCAGTGCTGTTCGACAATCCGTTTCTGCATACCACCACTTTTGGCGGCAACCCGCTGGCCTGTGCGGCAGCGCTGGCAACCATCAACGTGTTGCTGGAACAGAATTTACCGGCCCAGGCTGAGCAAAAAGGCGATATGTTGCTGGACGGTTTCCGTCAACTGGCGCGGGAATATCCCGATCTGGTGCAGGACGCGCGCGGCAAAGGAATGTTGATGGCGATTGAGTTTGTTGATAACGAAATCGGCTACAACTTTGCCAGCGAGATGTTCCGCCAGCGCGTGCTGGTTGCCGGAACGCTCAACAATGCCAAAACGATCCGCATTGAACCGCCACTGACACTGAGCATTGAACAGTGTGAACAGGTGATCAAAGCGGCGCGTAAGGCGCTGGCCGCCATGCGAGTAAGTGTCGAAGAGGCGTAATACCGATGGCGGATAGCGAGGCAAATTCGCCATCCGCCATTTTTTATACGATACGCACGCCCGCAGGCATCATCCGCTCCGGCGCTAATAACACGCTTTCACTGCCGTCATCAGTTTCTGCACACAACAGCATGCATTCCGAAGTTTCACCGCGCATTTTTGCTTTTTGCAGATTGCACAGTACCACCACCGTTTTACCCATCAGCTCTTCTTCGCGGTAGTACGGCACCAGGCTGGTCACGGTTTGCAGCGTTCTTTCACCGACATCAACCTGTACGATGTACAGCTTGTCGGCGTTTTCATGGCGTTTAACTTCCACAATCTTCCCGACACGCATTTCCAGACGCGCAAAATCAGCGTAAGCCACGGTTTCCATTGTTTCTCCCCTTCAAGTAAAATTTTACTAAACTATAGCAAAAGTTTTTCTGAATCCTGTAGGCTAAAAATAGAGAATGCAGGCGTGATCACATTCGTAAGCCACTGTGTTACCGTTACAGCGTCAAAGAAACGCGCTTTATTTACTGAAAACAGGTGACCCAATAAGCACTTCCTCTACAATGAAGGCGCACATCAGGGAAAGTAAAAAAGGTAAACATGGCAACACTAAAAGACATCGCAATCGAAGCTGGCGTATCCCTGGCGACAGTATCCAGGGTTTTAAATGACGATCCGACATTGAATGTAAAGGAAGAGACGAAACATCGCATTCTGGAGATCGCAGAAAAGCTGGAGTACAAGACCAGCAGCGCCCGTAAATTACAGACTGGTGCAGTCAACCAGCACCATATTCTGGCCATCTACAGCTACCAGCAGGAGCTGGAGATCAACGACCCTTACTATCTGGCGATCCGTCACGGCATTGAAACCCAGTGCGAAAAGCTGGCGATCGAACTGACCAACTGTTATGAGCACAACGGCTTGCCGGACATTAAAAACGTCACCGGCATTTTAATTGTCGGCAAGCCCACGCCTGCCCTACGCGCCGCC
It includes:
- the ygjG gene encoding putrescine aminotransferase, with product MNRLPSSASALACSAHALNLIEKRTLDHEEMKALNREVIEYFKEHVNPGFLEYRKSVTAGGDYGAVEWQAGGLNTLVDTQGQEFIDCLGGFGIFNVGHRNPVVVSAVQNQLAKQPLHSQELLDPLRAMLAKTLAALTPGKLKYSFFCNSGTESVEAALKLAKAYQSPRGKFTFIATSGAFHGKSLGALSATAKSTFRKPFMPLLPGFRHVPFGNIEAMRTALSECKKTGDDVAAVILEPIQGEGGVILPPPGYLTAVRKLCDEFGALMILDEVQTGMGRTGKMFACEHENVQPDILCLAKALGGGVMPIGATIATEEVFSVLFDNPFLHTTTFGGNPLACAAALATINVLLEQNLPAQAEQKGDMLLDGFRQLAREYPDLVQDARGKGMLMAIEFVDNEIGYNFASEMFRQRVLVAGTLNNAKTIRIEPPLTLSIEQCEQVIKAARKALAAMRVSVEEA
- a CDS encoding tRNA-binding protein, whose amino-acid sequence is METVAYADFARLEMRVGKIVEVKRHENADKLYIVQVDVGERTLQTVTSLVPYYREEELMGKTVVVLCNLQKAKMRGETSECMLLCAETDDGSESVLLAPERMMPAGVRIV